The Salvelinus namaycush isolate Seneca chromosome 11, SaNama_1.0, whole genome shotgun sequence DNA window TTTTTATACTTCCCCTCTTCTTTGATGCCGTCTGGGAACATTGTGCATCCGTAGCCATGGCGTTTGTTGTTCATCCACTCACCCTCATACTTCATCCCGTTGGTACGCTCGCTGACACCAAAGCCGTTCCGCTTGTCATTCTTCCACTCCCCCATGTAGGACTCTGTGGTGGTGGCGTCTACATTGTCCTCCAGGGGCATGTACTCATCAACTCCATCTCCAAAGCTGATGGTGGAGTTGGCATCACTGGAGCTGATTCGGCTGATGGAGCTGGCGGCATCACTGGGGGCAGAGCTGCGTTTGCTCGATATGGACGACCTGGAGTCTGACTTTCGGAGGTTTCTGAGGCTTCCGAACAGGGACCCTCTACGAAACAGGCCCTTTTTCTTCTCACCTTCGCCTTCACTGTGGAAGTTGAGAACAAAGCCTCCTCTGATGCCGGCAGGGCTGTCTGACAGGTCAAGGTTGGCATGGAGGACGGTGCCGTTGCTCTGTTCGCTGCGGAGCGAGGCCAGAGAGGTTCGGAGAGGCGAACGAATAACCGTAGCCATCCCGTAAGGCACACTTTGTCTCACACCGTATCCGTGTCGCATTCCTCCTGTCCATTGCCCCTGGTATGTACCTGTTAGGATAACAAAAAAATTCAAGAATGAATACAAAAAGTAAGAAAATCATGAACTAGATTTTTGTCATGATCACAGAATAATCACTTGGCGTACAACATTTTAATATTAGAGTTGATTAGAAAATCAATTTACACTGGCCCAATGTCAATTCAAGGAATTGAAGTGGAAAACATATCTACAAGTCCATAATATCCCTGTTACATTGGGAACTTTCCATTGAAAGGATAAAAATCACATCCAATACCTAATTTTACCCAGGTACTGTGATTCTCCTGTCAGTCAGACCGAGCTGTGTTTCCAAGCCACATACAAGATACcatgtccatgatgagattcataTTTCAGTCTTTGTATCATGATTTACTATCACTTCATCATTTGCTATTAATATACTCTTGGCGTTATGCCAAACCAGGCAGTCTTTAGTCGTTTCTACACTTGACATTTACATGCGATTTCTGCTATCAAAATACGAAGATCGCATTGAAAAGATGGGTCcagaccaatgttccctctaattttTTTCGGCACTGACCAAATTtaaggtctgctgagcgcaaacttgaatgttgtgaaaattctgtccAACTTCCGGTGTGGGAATTTACTGTGAatactgaggctgtacctgctttgttacagttttaacaggggcaaagtaggctactgtggttatttgatcataatgtaggcctaccagagtggacTACcatctagccagctagctaatatttagaagaaaaaaattgtttggctagagttatgctaacccatttgcaatccctttagcattgcttgctagcttgctggctagctacagaGGTTGTTGTGTTATTATCATATTTTGCGTAGTCCACCGTTTGTAGAATGCATACTGGCATTTGAATATAGAGCAGGAAAAGGGAATCCAGACACACTGTGGTGTAGATGCATGACACATTTGGAGTTCCATGATCAGAATACTAAAGCTGCATGAACTGTCAAGTCTAGACATGGCCTTTATGGCAGTAGACATACTAGACAAGCATAGGGTACCACTGGTATATCATTTAAGTTATGTACCAGTGGTGTGTTGCACTGTTTGTTTAGGTTATGGAAAGCTGGCAAGAATGAAGCCATTACTATGTAGTGCCCTTATGCATGATTAGATGGGGCCTATTGAGGTTACAACAAGTGCAGTTGTCCAAATATGTTAGCCTTAAAATATTTTGTAAGATGAGCTCCCACCCACGGTAACAACTTATCCTGCAACAGGTCGTGGCATGGAGTTCTGGAGGGACTGGAAGTGTAGGCTACTTATTCTACACCCCAATCCCAAATCAACCACTAGGCCCTATGTACTTGTGGAGATCTAATACTATTTTATTGGTATTGAAGCAATGTAGTGAAACTTCcacctagcctatcagagggcaagTTTGAGCTATTAGcatattgcttacacctgtcAAATCCTCTGTGATCTCCACAAATGCATAGGGATCTAGGGGTTGATTTGGCATTCCTTATGCCTCCTGCACACAGGATCCATTGGAAGAACTGCAGTTCGGCAGAAGTCACTCATTTCAAACATCGCTCAGGTGGAAGTAAAACACCGCTGTCACACTAACAGTAACGTTGAACCCACCACCATAACACTAACTGACTTGACATCCTCACAACCTCAGTTGACACTCCAACTGTATTTTTGGCATTCAGATATTTGTTTGAAGGTGGAAGTGCAAAATAGACTTTCCACCATAATTGTGATATCTCAAGCCTTCCCACCATTTCAGCGACTAAAGGGGGGTCTACATTTCTAAATGCATACTGCATTCTGGTGTGCACTCAAGGCGATATGCCACTCTGTCCATCATAGCTTCCACAGAGAATAATGTACTATTTTAAAAGATGGAAGTAACTTGAGACATTGGGAAGTTTGTTGGTCATGCCAAACTTAACTTCATCTGTCTTGATATGTGAAATGAATCAGTCTAAACACAATTAGGTTACAGAACAAAATCACTCTGAACACATTAGGAGGATAGATTACGGCACTTTTTGTCAGTGACTAGTATTTATATTTCGTTGAGTGACACTCCCACTGTCCCACAGATTCCTAAGCTGACTGATCCTATGCTGACTCAGGTACCCAGGGGCGTCAATTGGGTATGGCAGTCATACTCTAGCTCAACACCAGCAATTTAAAATAGGCTAATAAAATCATTCCAATCCCGATTAAAAGACTAATGCAGTTTAGCAGTATTAGCGAGCTGACTTTAGGACCATGCATACGCCTGGGAGCTGGAGGGAAGGCTGGCTATCTTTATGGAAAGCGCATCAATGCTGCTGCAGTGAACAGCGCAACTTTTTCTTAAAACAGTGCAGAGCAGTGGAGATGGGGAGGCCCAACATCCTCAATGAATTTCATAAAagttgtaaaacatttaaaaagttatcatttttagataaaactatactaaatatattcacgtcaccaaataattgattaaaacacactgttttacaATGGTCTTtggtagcctcaacagcactccgtaggctagcaccatggtgtagctggaggacagctagcttccattctcctctgggtacattgactaaaaatacaaaacctaggagtctcatggttctcacccccttccatagacttacacagtaattatgacaacttccggaggacgtccaacaatctatcagagctcttgcagcatgaactgacatgttgtccacccaatcaaaggatcagagaatgaatatagtactgaaagcataagctacagctagctaggactgcagtgcataaaatgtggtgagtagtccctacacctgcaataacatctgctaaacacgtgtatgtgacaaatacaatttgatttgactcagagagaaagaaaatagttggaacagtttttaacaaattaatttcttccaaggTGAAGtagaggcaagagagagagagtgattttGTCATTTCACTTTCAGTATCACTTACTAGTTTAGCTTACTCAAACACCCacctcaaacagagggatgctatgttagctagctggatatgactatccaacacaacactggaactcctccaagtcaaggtaagcttttggtttgactaatttattgccactggggcctCCCGGTGTAAGTGCTAAagtgcttactgactgtacactgtatgatggtagcgggtttactaatgcgttaaatcaaatcaaatcaaaccttatttgtcatatgcaccgaatacaacaagtgtagaccttaccgtgaaatgcttacttacaagccctggaccaaaagtgcagttcaagaagagttaagaaaatatttaccaaataaactaaagtaaatcATAATAAagagtaacacaataaaataacaataacgaggctatatacagggcataccggtaccgagtcaatgtgcgggggtacaggttagtcgaggtaatttgtacatgtaggtagggatgaagtgactgcatagataataaacagcagtaTCAGCAGTGTACAAATGgaagggggggtgtcaatgtaaatagtccggtggccattttattaattgttcagcagttttatggcttggggatagaagttggtaaggagccttttggtcctagacttggcgctccggttccgcttgccgtgcggtagcagagagaacagtttatgacttgggtgactggagtctctgacaaatTTTTGGGCTTTGCTCTGCtactgcctattatataggtcctggatggcaggaagcttggcctcagtgatgtactgggccgtacgcactgccctctgtagcgccttacagtcagatgccgaggagttgccataccaggcagtgatgcaaccagtcaggatgctctcaatagtgcagctgtataactttttgaggatctggggacccatgccatgTCTCCTGAAGGGAacaaggtgttgtcgtgccctcttcatgactgtcttggtgtgtttggaccatgatagttcgctggtgatgtggacaccaaggaacttgaaactctcgacccgctccactacaaccccatcgatgttaatgggggcctgtacaggccgccttttcctgtagtccacgatcagctcctttgtctggctcacattgagggagaggttgttgtcctggtactacactgccaggtctctgacctcctccctataggctgtctcatcgttgtcggtgatcaggcctaccactgttgtgtcgtcagcaaacttaatgatggtgttggagtcgtgtttggccacgcagtcatgggttaacagggagtataggaggagactaagtacacacccctgaggggccccagtgttgaggatcagcgtggcagatgtgttgttgcgtacccttactacctggggatggcccatcaggaagtccaggatccagttgcagagggaggtgtttagtcccagggtccttagcttagtgatgagcttcgttggcactatggtgtttaacgctgagctgtagtcaatgaacagtattctgacatactgtaggtgttccttttgtccaggtgggaaaggtcagtgtggagtgcgattgagattgcatcatctgtggatctgttggggcagtatgcaaattggagtgggtctagggtatccgggaagatgctgttgatgtgagccatgaccagctttttaaagctcttcatggctaccgacgtgagtgctacggggcggtaatcatttaggcaggttaccttcactcccttgggcacagggactatgttggtctgcttaaaacatgtaagtattacagacttggtcagaaagaagttgaacatgtcagtgaagacacttgctagttggtccgtgcatgctttgagtacacatcctggtcctggtaatccgtctggctctgcggctttgtgaatgttgacctgtttaaaggtcttgctcacatcggctaccgagagcgttatcacacagtcgtccagaacaactggtgctcttgtgcatgcttcagtgttgcttgcctctaagcaagcataaaaggcatttagctcatctggtaggctcgcgtcactgggcagatcgcatctgggtttccctttgtagtctgtaatagatttcaagccctgccacatccgacgagcatcagagccggtgtagtaggattcaatcttaatcctgtattgacgctttgcttgtttgatggttcgtctgagggcatagcaggatttcttataagcgtctggattagagtcccgctccttgaaagtggcagcgctaacctttagctcgatgcggatgttgcctgtaatccatggcctctggttgggatatgtacttacAGTCaatgtggggacgatgtcgttgatgcacttattgatgaagctgatgactgaggtggtattctcctcaatgccattgtgtaacggatgtgaaatggctagctagttagcggtggtgcgcgctagcagcctttcagtcggttacgtcacttgctctgaaacctagaagtagtggttccccttgctttgcaagggccgcggcttttgtggagtgatgggtaatgatgcttcgtgggtgactgttgttgatgtgtgcagagagtccctggttcgtgcccggggcgaggggacggacgtaaagttaaactgttacaattggatgaatcccggaacatattccagtctgtgctagcaaaacagtcctgtagcgtagcatccccttcatctgaccacttctgtattgagtgagtcactggtacttcctgctttagtttttgcttgtaagcaggaatcaggaggatagaattatgttcagatttgccaaatggagggcgggggagagctttgtatgcatctctgtgtgtggagtaaaggtggtctatcgTTTTTTTCCCTCTAGTTGCAGatatgacatgctggtagaaattaggaaAAACGGAtataagtttgcctgcattaaagtccccggccactaggagcgccgcttctggatgggcattttcttgtttgcttatggccttatagagttggttgagtgcggtcttagtgccagcatccgtctgtggtgggtctgctctacccaaaattacaaccaattaattgcagcattaccacaaaaatggaagaggcaagtagaaggggaaaaaagtaaggaacttgtatgtcggccatgtattaaagaacataaatggttaaagaaaagtgtgataaataaaaacatataccaatttcatttaaggaccagaaaactgacagctgtgccatataaattgcaaaatagttgggaagagagtttcgatgtacccattccatggcacatggttaatgaattgatacgcaaaacaaccccggattcaaaacttagaatttttcaatttaaattattatacgtATATGTAGCTCGTtcttggtcacaggtccaggaatggctgaagaattgcaacatttgcctagaactaacgctgcagatagcaatactgggtgatttgaaaagccatagtcaatcaataatataattattttagcaaaaaaatatatgtttaatttacaatctatagaagctatgagaatagaaatgttcagtacttttgtgaagcttcacagcacagttaaaaaatatatcgcaaatagaaatccaaaatggatgatgttgagagatagatgggaggggttgaatggagctgaagggtgggactaataacaagataaccaatgtaaaacatacggggtctgtaaaatgtatataggttcagaaattttgtgaaatagcacagttacaaatataaattaaactggatggacatcagaaatagaggaaggaataaaaacaaacaaaatataactattgtaaaatagattgtgtctgtaaaatgtgtataagatgtataaactgaaggtagaagcctaagtgtttattagtttgctccaattgggggaagggtggtagggtttgcggggaataataaaggtatattcttaaaaaagtatgtatatctatataggtatgtgtatgcatatatgtgtatgtatatatgtgtatatgtatgcatatgtgtatgtatatggatatatatatttatccaAAAAATAtttgggggattggaaatgatgcagacaattacattgatggaagcaacaatctttccgcaatattaagctgatccaccccttagaaagaaaaaaaaatcataggctaggttgtagcaacctcataatGGGTATAGGGACAATTCTAGTATCGTAGTAGCCTAAATCTGTCGCTGTTAcaatgaactgggtgaatggaattctctaatagaaataaggccatgctcatgaaaagaaatgtgtcctccctcatcttaaaaggcaccgaccgccactggtgcAGAGGTAAAGATAGCTGTAGTAGATGGCTTTGGCTGGGCAACTGTTGTTTGACTTGACATGAAACTAAACTAAAGTTTTAATCCTGGTGCTGAGCTAGTGCGTAGCAGCTAATTCTTGTATGAGATGTATTTGTAGAATGTTAAGTCCCCCATTGACTGAGATGAATGAAGCTACAACAACAAGGTGATAATGGCTGGAGACAattttgcttgtttttgctgttctccaaatagaaTTTGAACGTTTTtaaattgtgtagaaatgcagtaaGGTTTAGCTGAAATGATGCCCCTGCAGGCACCTCTTGCTGCTTCAGACTGTCAGGATATTGAACCAGTGAGTGACACATATGAGAGTACTAGACCCCAAGAACAAAAGAAAGCACTAGAAGCCAAGCTTGCCCAGGGGGAACCGGCTAATGAAGTTTGCTCAGATTTTGCTGGCTCTGGACCTCAGACCTTCTGCAAATCCGGCCCTCAGACTGCAATCAATGTCCACCTTATATTTGGCAAATCTAATTATTATGATATGTGTTTATTATGCCACAGTATCTATTGATTATCACACTTCATGTAAAGTAAGATATTGTGGTGTGTTTATTACTGATCTATTAACATCTATTGAATTTCCTACAATCCATTCTTGCTTTCCCCTGTATTAATCAATATATAAAACCCTATAAATTAATGCTGAGTCACCAAAACTTAGATTTTTCTCCCTGGAATAGATATAACCTACAAGTTATATGcaactgtgtgtgtatgactTTGGTTGTGTGCCCTGACATTACAACCTCATCACCACTTCTGTCTCAAACACAAtctttgaaaacatgtttttatatacTCTAAAACTACTTTCTATAGAAACTACTGTACAATCAATTACCATATTGCAACAAATGAACAAATATCAATACAATAGGTATGTGCTTGTTAAAAAGCACTTTGATTTTCAAGTGTGGCTGAGTGATGTTTCTATTTTTAGCCATGACCTCTATGGGAGAGCTCAGTGCTGACTGACCAGTCCAGTTTATATCAATAGAGCTCAGTGGTGTGGCACTGGCACATAGTTCAGGCAGGCTTCTCTACTCTTATCAAACTTTGATACAACTGAATTGCTCAACAACATTTGTGCCCCCTGCTACACTGTAAAAAGCGAGACTGGTCTTTCAAACGGCATTACATCTACTAACCACAAACTGTTACTGGCACTCTTACCTCCATCACCATACGTTTCAACTCCATATCCATCTTGTAGACCATTACTCCACGTCCCATCGTATCTGGCAGGCGTGTGGAGACTTTGCCGGACCCCGTATCTACCTTTCAATCCATGAGTCCATTCGCCACGATAAATCCATCTTCCCTTCGATTCCACACCGAGTCCGTGTCGTTTCCCCTGTGCCCAGTAGCCCTGATACACGTTTCCACTGGGCCAGGTGTAAACCCCCACTACCTCGAAACCATTGTTCCAGGACCCGGAGTATTCGCCTTGGCCCTTGGGCCCGGTACAGACGCCATGCCCATGGGCTTTCCCATCCTCCCAGCCACCGCAATATGTGCCACCATCGTCAAAGTCGAACCGTCCGCCCGTCATTCAGATGATGAGGGGAGAAGAACGAGTCGCGGTAGCTGCCCAATATTGTGCTGTCGCTTGCGAGTCCAGAGCGGATTTTCAAAGAAAAGTAGGAGTGCTGAAGTGAGAGTCCGGTGGATTCTGTGGTCGCACTGAGGTGTTGTTGTTCTAAGCAGAGATGAATGATTGTCACTGTGTGGATTTGTGGTAGTCGGCTAAAGCGGTacgtgggagggagagagagagcgccacTACCGCTGCCAGAATAGCTCCTGGTTTATTttatgattctctctctctctctctccctctctctctctctctctctctctctctctctctgagagggaGAGTTGATCTGTAGTTATAGATCAACTATTCGAGATCAACCTGTTCATCCattaattgattgattaattataATTCATTGTCAAAATCCGCAAAATCACCCCTGATTTTAATTGAGCCTTTCTGAAAATGTAGCTGTTAGATTTGGGAgataatgaaatgaaaatgtcatGACATTATGACATTCAAAAGGTGAAATTATATCTGCTGTTATATTGGTTTCGAAGTTACATCGATGAAAACTATAGACTAACCCTACTTGATATTTCCTTATTGCTTCTAGTATTGGTGTCATTAGGTACCTGTGTGTAAACTCTTGAGTGTTAAACCCATAGACGTAGAATccctcattctagttctgtggtTATAAGAATTCAGTTTACGTGTGAAATCAGTGTTAATTGACTGTTGATAAATGACAAGATGATTATATGAATCTCAACAGTCAGATAAAAGACATTGAACTGTTCAGTGGTGGTGGTAGCAAACATAAATTAGTAGCTAAATCTTAATTTGACCCtgcttctcacagcaggaaacagtaaatgtgaattattatgtggattataattaatgaacattTTTGTAGTAGTTAATACGTTTTTAGTTAGGGCAAGTCAAGTCTGACATTTAGAAGCTGTTTTGAATAAACTACAATTTGCATTTCTCTACAAATTCTCTGTGACAACAGATCAAATTAAGATAAAACTAATTTACTGACTGATTATAAGGCAACAGTGACATCTACTGAGCACTGCTAATCCTGCAGCGTTGTACATGAATCAGGACATTGATGGGTGTTTGACTCATGTTTTTTGGTCAGAAGAAGTCATTATTTTTGAAAATCTCAAATACATAATGAATAGGTTACAAAACTTGCTATACTTTTTGATCACGTTGGCTCTAAAAGTTTTGGGAGTTTGGAGTTTGTAGCCTATATAGGAAGGACGTGGCAACAGGCAGGTCTCACCACTGGGTGTCAGTGTGCACATTGTTAATCTGCATTGTAAACACAGTAGATCTTCAATATAATGCCTCATCCCCAATTGCCT harbors:
- the LOC120055546 gene encoding junctophilin-1-like isoform X2, translated to MTGGRFDFDDGGTYCGGWEDGKAHGHGVCTGPKGQGEYSGSWNNGFEVVGVYTWPSGNVYQGYWAQGKRHGLGVESKGRWIYRGEWTHGLKGRYGVRQSLHTPARYDGTWSNGLQDGYGVETYGDGGTYQGQWTGGMRHGYGVRQSVPYGMATVIRSPLRTSLASLRSEQSNGTVLHANLDLSDSPAGIRGGFVLNFHSEGEGEKKKGLFRRGSLFGSLRNLRKSDSRSSISSKRSSAPSDAASSISRISSSDANSTISFGDGVDEYMPLEDNVDATTTESYMGEWKNDKRNGFGVSERTNGMKYEGEWMNNKRHGYGCTMFPDGIKEEGKYKNNVLARGIKKQLIPLKNTKTKQKVDRAVEGAIRAAAIARTKVEIATSRTAHARTKGDAADKAGQSASQDSDIARAVARELSPNFHQPGPDYIKQRFNEPIEPIVQEEKKEKTPSSSPHFYRKGTTPDNSPTASPQSSPPPTPPSTHTPEPKKSFFSKLAPKPGKENKTPAAESQLPVITKAVSKTSLKQEVRQELPQPKPFKMEESVPASPGNGQLHTDTEYHGYYVKADVKFPQDEPEDIDEHVTPSALTRMPPPAKPMAQYRTPTPKPIAPKLKKLDSYKPRSLAETRKQASLEITTDFVEEESGPNSILVALVMLLNIGLAIIFVHFLT